AGCGGGTGCCTCCACTCAAGATCAGCACCGCGCAACGCCGGGCCCGCCTCGCCGTCCGGCACCACCTCGCCGCGCCCGCGGCCACGGTGGAGGACGCCGTGGCGGGCGTCGTTGCCCTGCACGCCACCGACCCGGCGACGGTCCACCTTTCGGCGTGCGCTCGGCTCGCGTCCCCGGCGATCGCTGCGGTGGAACGGGCGTTGTACGACGACCGGACGCTGCTGCGGCTGCTCGGCATGCGCCGCACGGTGTTCGTCACCGGGCTGGACACCGCGGCGCTCGTGCAGGCCGGGTGTTCCGCGGACATCGAGGTCAAGCAGCGGAAGCTGCTGGAGCAGCACCTGGGCCGGCAGGGGCACCCGGAGAACGTGCCGGAGCCGGGGAAGTGGCTCCTGGAGGTCGAAGCGTCGGTCGAGGCGGCGCTGCGGGCCCGCGGCTCGGCGACGGCGCAGCAGCTCAGCGAGGACGAGCCACGGCTGCGGCAGCAGCTGCTGATGGCGGCGGGGAAGCCGTACGAGGCGATCGGGAACGTCACCAGCCGGGTGTTGTTCCTGCTGGCCGCCGGCGGCCGGATCGTGCGTGGCCGGCCGCGGGGGAGCTGGACCAGCAGCCAGTACGTCTGGCACCCGCTCGATTCCTGGGCGCCCGGGTTGCTCCGGTGGGACGCGGAAGAGGCGCGGGTCGAGCTGGCCCGGCGCTGGCTGCGCGCGTACGGCCCGGCGCCGGCGGCCGACCTGCGCTGGTGGACGGGCTGGACGGCGGGGCAGACGAAGAAGGCCCTGTCCGCGTTGTCGCCGGTGGAGGTCGACCTCGACGGGGTGCCCGGAGTCGTGCTGCCGGACGACGTCGCGTCCGTGCCCGAGCCAGCGCCGTGGGTGGCGTTCCTGCCGGCGCTGGACCCGACGCCGATGGGCTGGCAGGAGCGCGACTGGTACCTCGGGCCGCATCGCCCGGCGCTGTTCGACCGCAGCGGCAACGTCGGCCCGACGATCTGGATGGACGGCCGCGTGGTCGGCGGCTGGGCCCAGCGACGCTCGGGCGAGATCGCGTTCCGGCTGCTGGAGGACGTGGGCGCGGAGGGGAAGGCGCTGGCGGAAGCCGAGGCGGAGCGGTGCGCCGGGTGGTACGGGGAGGTCCGGGCGGTGCCGCGGTTCCGGACGCCGCTGGAACGGGAGCTGACCGGGTGAAGCTCCCTGGCTGGATCGGTCGAGTCATCGACCTCACGCCCGCTCGCGGCCGTCCGGAACCCCGCGTCGGACAGCGTCCGGAAACCGGGTTTTCGCAAGATCGACTGAATCGGTCCAGGGTCTCGTCGGCCGCGTCGCGGTCACGTCGTCCGTACCGGGTGCTCCCAGGCAGAACCGTCGAACCGCGGGCCTCGGCGGTCCGCCGTGGTCCAGGTGTCGATCACGTTAAGGAGACCCCTCGGGAGGCCCCGGCTTCTTAATCGATTCTTGACCCGTTCGCCAAGTGGTGGAAGTCTCGTCAGGGCAGTCAGGGACGCGCATGCCCGCACGCTAGGGTGGCCGCGAGCCCGCAAGTCACGGCCGGGACTCCCGGCCGATCCTCAGAGGAGTGGCAGCAGTGACCGTTCGCGTAGGTGTCAACGGCTTCGGCCGCATCGGCCGCAACTTCTTCCGCGCCGTGCAGGCCAGCGGCCACGACATCGAGGTCGTCGCCTTCAACGACCTCGGCGACGTCGCCACCATGGCCCACCTGCTGAAGTACGACTCCATCCTGGGCCGGTTCCCGGGTGAGGTCAGCGTCAGCGACGAGGGCATCGTCGTGGACGGCAAGACCATCAAGGCCCTCGCCGAGCGCGACCCGGCCAACCTGCCCTGGGGCGACCTGGGCGTGGACGTCGTCCTCGAGTCGACCGGCTTCTTCACCAACGCCGACGCCGCCAAGGCGCACATCGCCGGCGGGGCGAAGAAGGTCATCATCTCCGCGCCCGCCAAGGGCGAGGACCTGACCGTCGTCCTCGGCGTCAACGACGACAAGTACGACGGCTCGCAGGTCATCATCTCGAACGCCTCCTGCACCACCAACTGCCTCGGCCCGCTGGCCAAGGTCCTCCACGACGCCTTCGGCATCGAGCAGGGCCTCATGACCACGGTCCACGCCTACACGCAGGACCAGAACCTGCAGGACGCCCCGCACAAGGACCTGCGCCGCGCCCGGGCCGCCGCCGTGAACGTCGTCCCGACCTCGACCGGCGCCGCCAAGGCCATCGGCCTCGTCCTGCCGGAGCTGCAGGGCAAGCTGGACGGCTACGCGCTGCGGGTCCCGATCCCGACCGGCTCGGCCACCGACCTCACCGTGACGCTCTCCAAGGCCGCCACGGTCGAGGAGATCAACGCCGCCTACAAGGCCGCCGCCGACGGCCCGCTGGCCGGCATCCTGCGCTACAGCGACGACCCGATCGTCTCCTCGGACATCGTCACCGACCCGGCGTCCTGCATCTACGACGCGCCGCTGACCAAGGTCATCGGCAACCAGGTCAAGGTCGTCGGCTGGTACGACAACGAGTGGGGCTACTCCAACCGCCTCGCCGACCTGGCGAAGCTCATCGGTTCGAAGCTCTCCTGACCCGATGAGCGTCAAGAACCTCGACGACCTGCTGGGCGAGGGCGTTCAGGGCCGGTACGTACTCGTGCGGTCCGACCTGAACGTCCCGCTCGACGGGGACCGCATCACCGACGACGGCCGGGTCCGCGCGGCTCTGCCGACGATCAAGAAGCTCGCCGACGCGGGCGCGAAGGTCGTCGTCACCGCGCACCTCGGCCGCCCCAAGGGCGAGCCGGACCCGAAGTACACCCTCGCTCCCGTTGCCAAGCGGCTCTCGGAGCTGCTCGGCGCCGAGGTCGCGCTGGCCGGTGACCTGGTCGGCGAGTCCGCGAAGGCGCTGACCGGCGGCCTGGCCGACGGCGGTGTCGTCCTGCTGGAGAACGTGCGCTTCGACGCGCGCGAGACCAGCAAGGACGCCGTGGACCGCTCCGAGCTGGCCGCCGAGCTGGCCGCACTCGTGCCGGGCGGCGCGTTCGTTTCCGACGGCTTCGGCGTCGTCCACCGCAAGCAGGCCTCGGTCTACGAGGTCGCTTCGGTGCTCCCGGCGTACGCGGGTAGCCTGGTGCTGGCCGAGCTGGACGTGCTGAAGAAGCTGACCGACGACGTGCAGCGGCCCTACGTGGTCGTGCTCGGCGGCGCGAAGGTGTCCGACAAGCTCGGCGTCATCGCGAACCTGCTGACCAAGGTCGACCGGCTGCTCATCGGCGGCGGCATGGCGTACACCTTCCTCAAGGCCCAGGGCCACGAGGTCGGCAACTCGCTGCTGCAGGCCGACCAGCTCGACCAGGTGAAGGGCTTCCTCGCCGAGGCCGAGAAGCGCGGCGTCGAACTGGTCCTGCCGGTGGACGTCCTGGCCGCGACGGGGTTCGCGGCCGACGCCGAGCACGAGGTCGTCGCCGCCACCGCGATCCCGGCCGACCGCGAAGGTCTCGACATCGGCCCGGAGACCCGTGAGCTGTTCGCGGGCAAGCTGGCCGACGCCAAGACCGTGTTCTGGAACGGCCCGATGGGCGTGTTCGAGTTCGAGGCGTTCTCCGGCGGCACCCGCGCCGTCGCGGAGGCGCTCGTGAAGAGCGACGCGTTCACCGTGGTCGGCGGCGGCGACTCGGCCGCCGCGGTCCGGCAGCTGGGCCTGCCCGAAGACGGCTTCTCGCACATCTCCACCGGCGGCGGTGCCTCGCTGGAGTACCTCGAGGGCAAGGAACTGCCGGGCGTGGTCGCCCTGGAGGAGAAGAACTAGTGGCACGCAAGCCGTTCATCGCCGGCAACTGGAAGATGAACCTGAACCACCTCGAGGCGATCGCGCTCGTCCAGAAGATCGCCTTCGCCCTGCCGGAGAAGTACTACGCGAAGGTCGACGTGGCGGTGCTGCCGCCGTTCACCGACATCCGCAGCGTGCAGACCCTGGTCGACGGCGACAAGCTGTCGCTCACCTACGGCGCCCAGGACCTCTCGCCGCACGACTCCGGCGCCTACACCGGGGACATCTCGGGCCTGATGCTGGCGAAGCTGGGCTGCAAGTTCGTCACCGTCGGGCACTCGGAGCGGCGCGAATACCACGCCGAGACCGACGAGCTGGTCAACAAGAAGGTCAAGGCCGCGCTCAAGCACGGCATCACGCCGATCCTCTGCATCGGGGAGAAGCTCGAGGTCCGCGAGGCCGGCGAGCACATCCACCACACCACGACGCAGCTGATCGACGGGCTGAAGGGCCTCAAGGCCGAGCAGGTCAAGGACGTCGTCGTCGCGTACGAGCCGGTCTGGGCGATCGGCACCGGCAAGGTCGCCTCCTCGGCCGACGCCGAAGAGGTCTGCAAGGCCATCCGCGCCACCCTCCAGGAGAAGTACGGCGACGAGATCGCTTCGTCCGTCCGGGTGCTCTACGGGGGATCGGTGAAGTCGGGCAACATCAGCGAGCTGGTGGGCTGCGAGAACATCGACGGTGCCCTGGTCGGCGGAGCGAGCCTGGACGGCGAGGAGTTCACGAAACTCTGCGCACTCGCCGCGGGCGGGCCGCTGCCCTGATCGGGGCCACGACCGGGTAGCCTGTGTATCCGGTCCGTCACACAGCAGTGGACGAGTCCAGGGGTACGGTGGTGGTCGGAAACGACCATGCCGTACCCCTGCATTCACCTAGAGCCCAAGGGATGACATGAAGCTGTTCCTGCAAATCCTGTTGATCGTCACCAGCGTCTTCCTGGTGGTCGCGGTGCTGCTGCACCGGGGCCGGGGCGGTGGCCTGTCGTCGCTGTTCGGCGGCGGGATGCAGTCGAGCCTGGCCGGGTCGAGCGTGGCCGAGAAGAACCTCGACCGCATCACCCTGCTGCTGGGCGCGGTGTGGCTGATCAGCATCGTGGGCCTGGGTCTGCTGCTCAAGGTGTGAGGCGTCCGGCGCCCCACCGCCGATCGCGACCGGATTCCGGCGGCAGGGCGCAGTGATTCGGCGTGCCTATTGGGGGGCGCGCCGCCGATTCCTAGGTGTGAGGATTCATGGTTGGCGGTAACGCGATTCGAGGCACCCGGGTGGGTGCCGGTCCTACAGGCGAATCGGAACGAGGTGAATCGGCGCCGCGGCGCCGGGTGGGTTACTGGTGCGCCAACGGCCACGAAGCCCGGCCGTCGTTCGCGCTCGACGCGGAGATCCCCGACGAGTGGGACTGCCCCCGCTGCGGGCTCCCGGGCGGGCAGGACGAAAAGAACCCACCGGCCGCACCGCGGACCGAGCCCTACAAGACGCACCTGGCGTACGTGAAGGAGCGACGCAGCGACGCCGACGGCGAGGCCATCCTGGCCGAAGCCCTCGAGCGCCTGCGCCAGCGCCGGGAGATCATCTAAGCGTTGCCGGCCAAAAGCCACCCCGGGACTCCTCGGGGTGGCTTTTCGCGCGCCCACCCACCCTCCCGCCGTGATCCGACGGTCAACACACGTGATCCAAGAGTCGACACGGGTGATCCGACGGTCGACACGACGCAGCACGCAGTGTCGCCCCTTCAATCACGCGTGTCGCCCCTTCAATCACGCGTGTCGCCCCTTCAATCACGCGTGTCGCCCCTTCAATCACGCGTGTCGCCCCTTCAATCACGCGTGTTGACCCCCCAATCACGCGAGCTGACTCTCCAAACACGCGTGTCGGCCCCCCAATCACGCGTGTCGACCGTCCCGGTGCACGAGCCGACCTGCCATGTACGTGAGCCGACCGTCCGGGTACGCATTCCGACTCTCCGGATACGCGGGCCGATGGTCGAAGTGCGCGCACGAGCGTTCCCGCTCGCGTCCGGTTGGGCCGCCGCCCCCGTTTTCCACGCTACCGGCGGGCACCGACAATTCCGGCGCGAGAAAGCCGCGAGCGGCGAATTCCGGCCGTAATGGTCCGAAATCCGCCGCTCGCGGCTCCTGCGAATCCGAAATCGTCGGTGGTCGCCGATAAAATGGATACCGGGGGCCGGAGGGCGCCCTCAGCGATCCAGCGGGTACCGGGCCCGAACCCGGAAGCCGCCGTCCTCCATGCCGGACGTCTCGAAACTCCCGCCCAGCAGGCGCGCCCGCTCGGCCAGCCCCGTCAGCCCGTGCCCGCCCGACGGCAGCGACTCCGCCGTCCGGCGAGCGCGCTCGTTGCGGACCTCGATCTTGAGCGCTCCGTGCTCACCCTGGATGCGGATCGTCGCCGTCGCGCCCGGGGCGTGCTTGTGGACGTTCGTCAAGCACTCCTGCACCGTCCGGTACGCCGCCGCCGACACCTGGTTCGGCAGGGCCTCCGGCAGGTGCTCCACCGACAGGTGCACCGGGACCTCCGACGTCCGGATCAGCCGGTCGAGGTCGTTGATCCCGGGGCGCGGCCCCTCGTCGTCGGCGCCCGTGCGCAGCACGCTCAGCAGCGAACGCAGCTCCTCGAGCGTCCGCTTCGACAGCGTCCGGATGACCTGCGCGGTCTCCAGCGCGTGGTCGTCGGTGGTCTGGGCCTGCAGCGCGCCGGCCTGCATCGCGATCAGCGTGATCTGGTGCGAGACGACGTCGTGCATCTCGCGCGCCAGGCGGGCGCGCTCTTCGGCGCGGACGGCGTCGGCGTGGAAGCGGCGCTCGCGGTCGCGGCTCGTGGCCAGCTCGGCGAGCTTGTTCGAAACCTCGGCCCGCGCTCCGATGAGCAGGCCGATCGCGATCGGCATGCCCGCGACGAGCACGCCGTAGATGCCGTCGAGGATGTGTTCGCGCCAGCTGAGCTCGGCGAAGTCCTCCAACGGCCACTGCACGAACCGGCAGCACCACACCAGCGCCGCGCCGACCCACACCTGCCAGTGCAGCTGACGGCGGGTGGCGAGCATGCCGAGCGTGATCATCGACGCGAGCTGCGCCCAGCCGGCCAGGAAGCCGGGGACCGCGACGAGCACGGCGAGGAACGGGAACTTCCGGCGGAACACCACCGCGAGGCAGGCGGCGCCGGAGAGCCAGATCGAGTAGGGCTGGGCCTTCTCGGGGATCACCAGCCAGACGTCGAGCACGGCCAGGATGACCGCGGCCGCGTCGATGGCGAACGTGACCACAGCGGGGCGCGGCACCGAGCCGAACAGGCTCAACCCGCGCTTGCGCGCCCGCTCGGCGGCCGATGGCCCCGAGCCGGCGATCGAGATGCCTGGAATCGAGAGTCCCTCTGTACTCATCGCTGGCGACCCCATTCGTCTTGTGGACTTGTTGGTGAGAGGTGCTCAGGGCCCGATCGGGACGCGCAGCAACGGACAAATGTGCGGATGCTAACGAGGTCGCGTACGAAGACGGTAAGTTTCACCCGTTGCCGGAGTTGCGGCGGCCGAATTCCGTAGTCGACTACTCCGTCCGGGCGACAGCCGCGGAGGGGTGCTACCGAGAGTCGGGGCGCTGCTCCCCGCTGTGCACCGGGACGACCACATCGTGGGAATCATGTTACCCACGTGTGGCCGTCCGGCGATAGGTCGTCACGCCGCCATCGACCTGAGGTCGTCGCTGAGCAGGTCGTGCAGGCCGGTGGCGCAGGCCTTCGCCGTCTCGATCGACCGCGGCAGCATCCCGGTCTCGTAGATCCGGACGGCTTCGCCGACGCTCGGGGCGGTGGCCAGCGCGGTGGCGAGCTCGGTGCCGTCCAGCAGGGCGAGGTTGGCGCCGACGCCCAGCGGCGGCATCAGGTGCGCGGCGTCGCCGAGGAGCGTGAGCCCGGACGTGCAGGTCCAGGCGTGCGGCACCGGGAGGACGTGCAGCGGCCGGTGGGTGAACCCGCCGTCGAGGTCGTGCAGGAAGCCGAGCAGGCTCGGGTGCCAGCCGGCGAAGCGCTCCAGCAGGTGCGCGCGCACCGCCGCGGTGTCGGCGAAGTCGAGGCCCGCGGCCCAGTCTTCGGGTGCGTAGAAGACGGCGTAGCAGCGGATGTGGCCATTGCTGTTGCGCTGCGCGACGAGCGCTTTCCCGTCGATCTTCGTCATCATCGTTCCCTGGCCGGTCAGCGTGGCCAGGTCCGGGTGACGGCGGTCGGCGTCATCCAGGCCGAGCTCGACGAACGTGACCCCGCTGTACTCGGGCCGGACGCCGGTGAGCGCCCGGCGGACCCGGGACCACGCGCCGTCCGCGCCGACGACCAGGTCGAAGTCCCGGGCGGTGCCGTCGGCGAAGGTCAGGCGGCCGGCCTTGGTGACGTCGGTGATCGGATGTCCCCACCGGACCGTGCCGGGTTCCAGGGAGCCGAGCAGGAGTCCGCGGAGCTGGCCGCGGTCGATCTCGGGACGGAAGTCGTCGCCTTCGGCGGGGACCTCGTCCATGACGACGTCGCCGGTGCGCGGGTCGATGGCGCGCATCTGCTGACCCTCGGGGCGGGCCAGCTCCCGGAACTGCGCGTACAGCCCGGCGGTGTGCAGGGCGACCTGGCCGGTGTCGCCGTGGAGGTCGAGCGTGCCGCCTTGGGCCCGGGCGTCGGCCGAGACTTCCTGTTCGAAGACGGTGACGTCGAGGCCGTGGAGCTGCAGGACGCGGGCACAGGCGAGTCCGCCCAGTCCGGCGCCGACGATCGCGATGGAGTTCATGGCTTCCCCCTGGAAGTTCGGTGCCGCCGGCTGGTCCGGCGGCCTGGATCCAGAAAAGCACAGTGACTCAAAAAGTGCAACGACTCAACTTTTGAAGTGAGTCAACCATCACGTAGGCTGGGGTCATGACCGAAGTGATCGGGCGCCGCGAGCGCAAGAAGGCGCAGACCCGGCAAGCGCTGGCCGACGCGGCGCTGGAGCTGTTCCTCGAACGCGGCTACGACGAGGTCGGTGTGAAGGACGTCGCGGATGCCGCCGACGTCTCGGTGACGACGCTGTTCAAGTACTTCCCCAGCAAGGAAGCGCTGCTGTTCGACCAGGACGACGACATCGAGGCGGCGCTGGTCCTGGCGGTGCGCGGCCGGCCGCCGGGACAGACGATCGTGGACGCGCTGCGGGAGCACATGCTGCGTGACAGCGCGGACGGCGGCCCGAGCGACGAGTTCGTCCGGCTGATCGAGAGCACCCCGACCCTGCGCGACTACGGCCGCCGCATGTGGATGCGCCACGAGACGGCGCTCGCCCGCGCGATCGCGGAGGAGATGGAAGCCCCGGAAGGCGACGTGTCGTGCGCGGCCCTGGCGCGGTTCGCGCTGGCGTCCCGGGAGCTGATCGTGGCCAATGAGAACCCGAGACGGGCCGCGGAGGAGATCTTCGGCAACCTGGGTCGGGGCTGGCGGGTGAAGTAAGGCGAAAGCCGCCTGAGCAGCCCTCGTTTTCCACGCTACCGGCGACCCCCGACAGTTCCGGCGCCCGAAAAGCCGTGAAGGCCCCCTGCCGAAGCAGAGGGCCTTCACCAACCACCGAAACCTAAGCCGTAGGCGGCTGATAAACCTTCGTCAGCTTCCCGGCGGCCGCACGGTCCAGCAGCCACAGCGTCCGCCGATGCCCGCGGGCCCCGGCGACCGGCAGCTGAACCTCACCGGCCCCCGCCAAGGCCAGCGCCACCGCGTCGGCCTTCGCGGAACCCGCCGTCATCAGCCACACGTCCTGGGCCCGCCGGATCGCCGGCAGCGTCAGCGAAATCCGGGTCGGCGGCGGCTTGGGGCAGTTGCGCACCGCCACCACCGACCTTTCGGTCTCGTACACCGCCGGGGACTCCGGGAACACCGATGCCGTGTGCCCTTCACCGCCCAGACCCAGCAGCATGATGTCGAACGACGGCACGTCGCCGTGGTCCTCCGGGCCCGCGTTCGAAGCCAGCACTTCCGCGTAGGCCTCGGCCGCCGCGTCCACGTCGTCGCCGAATTCGCCGTCCG
The window above is part of the Amycolatopsis camponoti genome. Proteins encoded here:
- a CDS encoding FAD-dependent oxidoreductase, which produces MNSIAIVGAGLGGLACARVLQLHGLDVTVFEQEVSADARAQGGTLDLHGDTGQVALHTAGLYAQFRELARPEGQQMRAIDPRTGDVVMDEVPAEGDDFRPEIDRGQLRGLLLGSLEPGTVRWGHPITDVTKAGRLTFADGTARDFDLVVGADGAWSRVRRALTGVRPEYSGVTFVELGLDDADRRHPDLATLTGQGTMMTKIDGKALVAQRNSNGHIRCYAVFYAPEDWAAGLDFADTAAVRAHLLERFAGWHPSLLGFLHDLDGGFTHRPLHVLPVPHAWTCTSGLTLLGDAAHLMPPLGVGANLALLDGTELATALATAPSVGEAVRIYETGMLPRSIETAKACATGLHDLLSDDLRSMAA
- a CDS encoding sensor histidine kinase, whose translation is MSTEGLSIPGISIAGSGPSAAERARKRGLSLFGSVPRPAVVTFAIDAAAVILAVLDVWLVIPEKAQPYSIWLSGAACLAVVFRRKFPFLAVLVAVPGFLAGWAQLASMITLGMLATRRQLHWQVWVGAALVWCCRFVQWPLEDFAELSWREHILDGIYGVLVAGMPIAIGLLIGARAEVSNKLAELATSRDRERRFHADAVRAEERARLAREMHDVVSHQITLIAMQAGALQAQTTDDHALETAQVIRTLSKRTLEELRSLLSVLRTGADDEGPRPGINDLDRLIRTSEVPVHLSVEHLPEALPNQVSAAAYRTVQECLTNVHKHAPGATATIRIQGEHGALKIEVRNERARRTAESLPSGGHGLTGLAERARLLGGSFETSGMEDGGFRVRARYPLDR
- a CDS encoding winged helix DNA-binding domain-containing protein encodes the protein MPPLKISTAQRRARLAVRHHLAAPAATVEDAVAGVVALHATDPATVHLSACARLASPAIAAVERALYDDRTLLRLLGMRRTVFVTGLDTAALVQAGCSADIEVKQRKLLEQHLGRQGHPENVPEPGKWLLEVEASVEAALRARGSATAQQLSEDEPRLRQQLLMAAGKPYEAIGNVTSRVLFLLAAGGRIVRGRPRGSWTSSQYVWHPLDSWAPGLLRWDAEEARVELARRWLRAYGPAPAADLRWWTGWTAGQTKKALSALSPVEVDLDGVPGVVLPDDVASVPEPAPWVAFLPALDPTPMGWQERDWYLGPHRPALFDRSGNVGPTIWMDGRVVGGWAQRRSGEIAFRLLEDVGAEGKALAEAEAERCAGWYGEVRAVPRFRTPLERELTG
- the pgl gene encoding 6-phosphogluconolactonase, producing MSKTEVVVYANQDLLAAAAAARLVTRLVDVQAAKGSASLVLTGGGTGIAVLSELRASSARDAIDWSRLDIYWGDERFVPADSDERNEKQAREALLDHVPLDPKRVHAIAASDGEFGDDVDAAAEAYAEVLASNAGPEDHGDVPSFDIMLLGLGGEGHTASVFPESPAVYETERSVVAVRNCPKPPPTRISLTLPAIRRAQDVWLMTAGSAKADAVALALAGAGEVQLPVAGARGHRRTLWLLDRAAAGKLTKVYQPPTA
- a CDS encoding phosphoglycerate kinase, which codes for MSVKNLDDLLGEGVQGRYVLVRSDLNVPLDGDRITDDGRVRAALPTIKKLADAGAKVVVTAHLGRPKGEPDPKYTLAPVAKRLSELLGAEVALAGDLVGESAKALTGGLADGGVVLLENVRFDARETSKDAVDRSELAAELAALVPGGAFVSDGFGVVHRKQASVYEVASVLPAYAGSLVLAELDVLKKLTDDVQRPYVVVLGGAKVSDKLGVIANLLTKVDRLLIGGGMAYTFLKAQGHEVGNSLLQADQLDQVKGFLAEAEKRGVELVLPVDVLAATGFAADAEHEVVAATAIPADREGLDIGPETRELFAGKLADAKTVFWNGPMGVFEFEAFSGGTRAVAEALVKSDAFTVVGGGDSAAAVRQLGLPEDGFSHISTGGGASLEYLEGKELPGVVALEEKN
- a CDS encoding RNA polymerase-binding protein RbpA, whose translation is MVGGNAIRGTRVGAGPTGESERGESAPRRRVGYWCANGHEARPSFALDAEIPDEWDCPRCGLPGGQDEKNPPAAPRTEPYKTHLAYVKERRSDADGEAILAEALERLRQRREII
- the secG gene encoding preprotein translocase subunit SecG, whose translation is MKLFLQILLIVTSVFLVVAVLLHRGRGGGLSSLFGGGMQSSLAGSSVAEKNLDRITLLLGAVWLISIVGLGLLLKV
- a CDS encoding TetR/AcrR family transcriptional regulator, producing MTEVIGRRERKKAQTRQALADAALELFLERGYDEVGVKDVADAADVSVTTLFKYFPSKEALLFDQDDDIEAALVLAVRGRPPGQTIVDALREHMLRDSADGGPSDEFVRLIESTPTLRDYGRRMWMRHETALARAIAEEMEAPEGDVSCAALARFALASRELIVANENPRRAAEEIFGNLGRGWRVK
- the tpiA gene encoding triose-phosphate isomerase, producing MARKPFIAGNWKMNLNHLEAIALVQKIAFALPEKYYAKVDVAVLPPFTDIRSVQTLVDGDKLSLTYGAQDLSPHDSGAYTGDISGLMLAKLGCKFVTVGHSERREYHAETDELVNKKVKAALKHGITPILCIGEKLEVREAGEHIHHTTTQLIDGLKGLKAEQVKDVVVAYEPVWAIGTGKVASSADAEEVCKAIRATLQEKYGDEIASSVRVLYGGSVKSGNISELVGCENIDGALVGGASLDGEEFTKLCALAAGGPLP
- the gap gene encoding type I glyceraldehyde-3-phosphate dehydrogenase, translated to MTVRVGVNGFGRIGRNFFRAVQASGHDIEVVAFNDLGDVATMAHLLKYDSILGRFPGEVSVSDEGIVVDGKTIKALAERDPANLPWGDLGVDVVLESTGFFTNADAAKAHIAGGAKKVIISAPAKGEDLTVVLGVNDDKYDGSQVIISNASCTTNCLGPLAKVLHDAFGIEQGLMTTVHAYTQDQNLQDAPHKDLRRARAAAVNVVPTSTGAAKAIGLVLPELQGKLDGYALRVPIPTGSATDLTVTLSKAATVEEINAAYKAAADGPLAGILRYSDDPIVSSDIVTDPASCIYDAPLTKVIGNQVKVVGWYDNEWGYSNRLADLAKLIGSKLS